In Yersinia enterocolitica subsp. enterocolitica, one DNA window encodes the following:
- a CDS encoding DNA/RNA non-specific endonuclease, translating into MKFNLIKLLPVLLLTACTTTDHSTAPKTTPSAPTVTEQNLPAAAIDNCLVGCPTGGSDQTIIRDVYTLNNNSHTKFANWVAYKVTKSSQASNHPRKWAQDPDLPASDTLAPADYTGANQKLAVDRGHQAPLSLLAGNNDSQALNYLSNITPQKAALNQGAWVRLEDKERTLANRQDVTAVYSVTGPLFERNIGTLPAKPSVAFPSGYWKIIFIGTSPDKGQYAAFLMDQNTAKSANFCDYQVTVDTIEAKTNPQLTIWSNLPADVAQIIKSQKGTLAQTIGCN; encoded by the coding sequence ATGAAATTTAATCTGATTAAACTTTTGCCTGTTCTTTTGTTGACCGCATGTACCACAACAGATCACTCCACCGCGCCCAAAACTACACCCTCGGCACCTACCGTTACCGAACAAAATTTGCCTGCTGCAGCTATTGATAACTGCCTTGTCGGCTGCCCGACCGGTGGTAGTGATCAAACAATTATCCGTGATGTGTATACGCTGAACAATAACAGTCATACCAAATTTGCAAATTGGGTGGCATATAAAGTCACAAAAAGTAGTCAAGCTAGCAACCACCCGCGTAAATGGGCACAAGATCCCGACTTGCCAGCCTCAGATACACTAGCACCGGCAGATTATACTGGTGCTAATCAAAAGCTGGCCGTTGATCGTGGGCATCAGGCTCCGCTGAGCTTACTCGCTGGTAACAACGATTCGCAGGCACTTAATTATTTGTCAAATATCACACCACAAAAAGCAGCCTTAAACCAAGGTGCATGGGTGAGGCTCGAAGACAAGGAGCGCACATTGGCTAACCGTCAGGATGTAACTGCTGTTTACTCCGTTACCGGGCCGCTATTTGAACGCAATATAGGAACACTGCCAGCAAAGCCGTCTGTTGCATTCCCGAGTGGCTATTGGAAGATCATTTTTATTGGCACATCACCGGATAAAGGCCAGTATGCTGCATTCCTGATGGATCAAAATACGGCCAAATCTGCTAATTTCTGCGATTATCAAGTCACCGTTGATACCATCGAAGCAAAAACAAATCCCCAACTGACTATCTGGTCAAACTTGCCTGCAGATGTTGCCCAAATAATTAAATCGCAAAAAGGGACACTGGCTCAGACGATTGGATGCAATTAA
- a CDS encoding S8 family serine peptidase produces the protein MMGVNNTNYEISSEESNLNTLKNLGQSGKDIKIGIIDGLIERNHPLLNHMNIHCSFMNEEKKTTHGTAVCSIVGGKGLGIAENVEIYNIPVFHENSQGKLQGCSELTLAKAINEARQQGCHIINISGASLSVNGRGSDDLCKEVNNCQQAGILIIAAVGNEGINQESLPESLDSVLAVGACDKEGYPAKFNNFGHKLRKKMLLAPGISIPVAITGNNISLVSGSSFAAPIIAEFSALIIRALSLNGNNQAAKVVNRLLFETATKLQPPALERQIFTLHRLNISSLLQRVQQELTLYQQNRNTIMSTEDSIINPSSTELYLAPENVITPATEANENYILKQQNYLLSHKIQV, from the coding sequence ATGATGGGGGTAAATAATACAAATTATGAAATTTCCTCAGAAGAATCTAACCTTAATACTCTTAAGAATTTAGGTCAGTCAGGAAAAGATATTAAAATAGGAATTATCGATGGTTTAATAGAAAGAAATCATCCTCTGCTAAACCATATGAATATTCATTGTTCATTTATGAATGAAGAAAAAAAAACCACACATGGTACTGCGGTATGCAGCATTGTGGGAGGAAAAGGTTTAGGTATTGCTGAAAATGTTGAAATTTACAATATTCCAGTATTCCATGAGAACTCGCAGGGGAAATTACAAGGGTGCTCTGAGTTAACACTGGCTAAAGCAATTAATGAAGCTCGTCAGCAAGGATGTCATATTATTAATATCAGTGGTGCATCGCTGTCGGTAAATGGCCGTGGGTCTGATGATTTGTGTAAGGAGGTAAATAATTGCCAACAAGCTGGAATATTAATTATTGCAGCAGTAGGAAATGAAGGTATTAATCAGGAATCATTACCAGAGTCTTTAGATTCAGTATTAGCCGTCGGTGCTTGTGATAAAGAGGGATATCCAGCCAAATTTAATAACTTTGGTCATAAACTAAGAAAAAAAATGTTGTTAGCACCTGGAATTTCAATACCCGTAGCCATAACAGGTAACAATATTTCTCTGGTATCTGGTAGTAGTTTTGCCGCACCTATTATTGCCGAATTTTCCGCATTAATTATACGAGCGTTATCATTAAATGGAAATAATCAAGCAGCCAAGGTGGTCAATAGATTGTTATTTGAAACCGCCACGAAGTTGCAGCCGCCAGCTTTGGAGCGCCAAATATTTACGTTACATCGTCTTAATATTTCATCGTTACTCCAGCGTGTACAACAAGAGTTAACACTCTACCAACAAAATAGGAATACCATTATGTCAACTGAAGATAGCATTATTAACCCATCATCAACTGAGTTATATCTTGCACCTGAAAATGTAATAACGCCAGCAACTGAAGCAAATGAGAATTATATTTTGAAGCAACAAAATTATCTTCTCAGCCACAAAATTCAAGTTTAA
- a CDS encoding PsiF family protein, whose translation MRLTTLWLLSAGLLLSVNVMAADTAKTPSPAQAAQQKKMTDCNQQATTQSLKGDDRKKFMSQCLKAQVHPDEKALTPQQQKMKSCNAEAATKELKGDARKTFMSTCLKKAA comes from the coding sequence ATGCGTCTAACTACCCTATGGTTACTCTCAGCCGGATTGCTGCTCAGTGTGAATGTGATGGCGGCGGATACAGCAAAAACCCCCTCACCAGCTCAAGCCGCGCAACAGAAAAAAATGACCGATTGTAACCAGCAAGCAACAACCCAATCCCTGAAAGGTGATGATCGGAAGAAATTTATGAGTCAGTGCTTAAAAGCACAAGTTCATCCTGATGAAAAAGCCCTGACCCCGCAACAGCAGAAAATGAAAAGCTGTAATGCCGAGGCAGCAACCAAAGAGTTAAAAGGTGACGCGCGTAAAACCTTTATGAGTACCTGCCTGAAGAAAGCCGCTTAA
- the zitB gene encoding CDF family zinc transporter ZitB, with amino-acid sequence MSASSFFPQDGNSKRLLIAFAVTTLFMVAEAIGGWLSGSLALLADAGHMLTDSAALFIALMAVHFSRRKPDSRHTFGYLRLTTLAAFVNAAALLLIVVLIFWEAVRRFFTPHEVMGVPMLIIAIAGLCANIFCFWILHRGEEEKNINVRAAALHVMGDLLGSVGAIVAAVVILTTGWTPIDPILSVLVSVLVLRSAWRLLKESFHELLEGAPQEIDINKLRKDLCASVYEVRDVHHVHLWQVGDQRLMTLHVQVIPPQDNDELLQRIQHHLLHHYHIGHATIQMEYQHCEAPDCGINQAASAGEHHHHHH; translated from the coding sequence ATGTCTGCATCATCGTTTTTCCCACAAGACGGCAACAGCAAGCGCCTGTTGATAGCTTTCGCTGTGACGACTCTGTTTATGGTGGCAGAGGCGATTGGCGGCTGGTTATCTGGTTCGTTGGCACTGCTGGCTGATGCCGGGCATATGCTGACCGATTCTGCCGCATTATTTATTGCACTAATGGCAGTACATTTCTCACGGAGGAAGCCGGATTCTCGCCATACCTTTGGTTATTTGCGTCTCACCACACTGGCTGCTTTTGTTAACGCCGCAGCTTTATTGTTGATTGTCGTGCTGATTTTTTGGGAGGCGGTTCGGCGTTTCTTTACCCCGCATGAGGTGATGGGTGTACCGATGTTAATCATTGCCATAGCGGGATTATGTGCGAATATTTTCTGCTTCTGGATACTTCATCGTGGCGAGGAAGAAAAGAATATCAATGTGCGGGCTGCAGCCTTGCATGTTATGGGTGACTTATTAGGTTCCGTCGGGGCTATCGTGGCAGCCGTAGTGATCCTGACCACCGGCTGGACACCCATAGATCCAATTTTATCAGTATTAGTCTCGGTATTGGTATTACGCAGTGCCTGGCGTCTGCTGAAAGAAAGTTTTCACGAACTATTGGAGGGCGCACCGCAGGAGATTGATATCAATAAGTTACGCAAAGATCTCTGTGCCAGCGTCTATGAGGTGCGGGACGTCCATCACGTCCACTTATGGCAAGTCGGTGACCAACGGCTGATGACACTGCATGTACAGGTGATCCCACCGCAAGACAATGATGAATTACTGCAACGAATTCAGCACCATCTGCTGCATCATTACCATATTGGTCATGCCACCATTCAGATGGAATACCAGCACTGCGAAGCACCTGATTGCGGTATTAATCAAGCCGCCAGTGCAGGAGAACACCATCATCACCATCATTGA
- the cpoB gene encoding cell division protein CpoB has translation MNSNFRRHLVGLSLLVGVAVPWAATAQAPISNVGSGSVEDRVTQLERISNAHSQLLTQLQQQLSDSQRDVDSLRGQIQENQYQLNQIVERQKQIYQQMDSLSGGQGASTSTPAAAGAATDNAATGSSDTAAAGAAAATAAPAASTGDENSDYNAAVSLALEKKQYDQAITAFQGFVKQYPKSTYQPNANYWLGQLYYNKGKKDDAAYYYAVVVKNYPKSPKSSEAMFKVGVIMQDKGQSDKAKAVYQQVIKQYPNTDAAKQAQKRLSAL, from the coding sequence ATGAACAGTAACTTCAGACGTCACTTAGTGGGTCTGTCGTTACTGGTTGGCGTAGCGGTCCCATGGGCCGCTACTGCCCAAGCGCCAATCAGTAATGTCGGCTCCGGCTCGGTAGAAGATCGAGTCACTCAACTTGAGCGTATTTCCAACGCTCACAGCCAACTATTAACTCAACTTCAGCAACAACTGTCAGATTCGCAACGCGATGTAGATAGTTTACGCGGTCAGATCCAAGAAAATCAGTATCAGCTCAATCAAATTGTTGAGCGGCAAAAACAGATCTACCAGCAGATGGATAGTCTGAGCGGTGGTCAGGGGGCGTCTACTTCAACGCCTGCGGCTGCTGGCGCTGCGACAGATAATGCAGCGACTGGAAGTTCTGATACTGCCGCCGCAGGCGCAGCAGCAGCTACAGCGGCACCTGCAGCCAGTACTGGCGATGAAAATAGCGATTACAATGCAGCTGTTTCTCTGGCTCTTGAAAAAAAGCAATACGATCAAGCGATCACTGCTTTCCAAGGCTTTGTGAAACAGTATCCAAAGTCGACTTACCAACCTAACGCCAATTATTGGTTAGGGCAGTTGTATTACAACAAAGGTAAGAAAGATGATGCTGCGTATTATTATGCTGTTGTAGTAAAAAATTATCCAAAGTCTCCAAAAAGTTCAGAAGCGATGTTTAAAGTTGGGGTGATCATGCAGGATAAAGGCCAAAGCGATAAAGCGAAGGCGGTTTATCAACAAGTGATCAAGCAATATCCCAACACTGATGCTGCTAAACAAGCACAGAAACGTTTATCTGCTCTTTAG
- the gpmA gene encoding 2,3-diphosphoglycerate-dependent phosphoglycerate mutase, which translates to MAVTKLVLVRHGESQWNNENRFTGWYDVDLSEKGRTEAKAAGKLLKDEGFTFDFAYTSVLKRAIHTLWSILDELDQAWLPTEKTWKLNERHYGALQGLDKSETAAKYGDEQVKLWRRGFAITPPALDKSDERFPGHDPRYAKLTDAELPTTESLALTIDRVIPYWEEVIKPRIASGERVIIAAHGNSLRALVKYLDNLNEEEILELNIPTGVPLVYEFDENFKPIKHYYLGNADEIAAKAAAVANQGKAK; encoded by the coding sequence ATGGCAGTAACAAAGCTGGTTCTGGTACGTCACGGCGAAAGTCAATGGAACAACGAAAACCGCTTCACCGGTTGGTATGACGTTGATTTGTCTGAGAAAGGCCGTACCGAAGCAAAAGCAGCTGGCAAGCTGTTGAAAGATGAAGGTTTTACTTTTGATTTCGCCTACACCTCAGTATTAAAACGCGCTATCCACACCTTGTGGAGCATCCTGGACGAATTGGATCAGGCTTGGCTTCCAACGGAAAAAACCTGGAAACTGAATGAGCGTCATTACGGCGCATTGCAAGGTTTGGATAAATCTGAAACTGCGGCTAAATACGGTGATGAGCAAGTTAAACTGTGGCGTCGCGGCTTTGCCATCACCCCTCCAGCACTGGATAAAAGTGATGAGCGCTTCCCTGGTCATGACCCACGTTATGCAAAATTAACCGATGCAGAACTGCCAACCACTGAAAGCTTGGCTCTGACTATCGATCGCGTTATCCCTTACTGGGAAGAAGTGATCAAACCACGCATCGCCAGTGGCGAGCGCGTTATCATCGCTGCTCACGGTAACTCTTTGCGTGCACTGGTGAAATATCTGGATAATCTGAACGAAGAAGAAATTCTTGAGCTGAATATCCCAACAGGTGTGCCATTAGTGTATGAGTTTGACGAAAACTTCAAACCAATCAAACACTACTATTTGGGCAACGCTGATGAAATCGCGGCTAAAGCTGCTGCGGTGGCCAATCAGGGTAAAGCGAAGTAA
- the aroG gene encoding 3-deoxy-7-phosphoheptulonate synthase AroG yields MNYLNDDLRIKEIKELLPPVALLEKFPASNNAAEIVAKTRAAIHNILRAQDDRLLVVIGPCSIHDTQAAKEYAARLLTLREELQGELEVVMRVYFEKPRTTVGWKGLINDPHMDGSYNINDGLRIARKLLLDINESGLPAAGEFLDMITPQYLADLMSWGAIGARTTESQVHRELASGLSCPVGFKNGTDGTIKVAIDAINAASAPHCFLSVTKWGHSAIVNTAGNDDCHIILRGGKEPNYSSSHVAAVKEGLSKAGLEPQIMIDFSHANSCKQFKKQMEVGTDVCRQIAQGEKSIMGVMIESHLVEGSQNLESGEPLTYGQSVTDACIGWEDTEALLRQLSNAVNARRQ; encoded by the coding sequence ATGAATTACCTGAATGATGACCTACGAATTAAAGAAATTAAGGAACTCCTGCCCCCAGTCGCCCTGCTAGAGAAGTTTCCGGCCAGCAATAATGCAGCAGAAATCGTCGCCAAGACCCGCGCTGCGATTCACAACATTTTACGCGCTCAGGACGACCGCTTGTTGGTGGTGATTGGCCCATGCTCCATTCACGATACTCAGGCGGCCAAAGAATATGCGGCCCGCTTGCTGACATTGCGTGAAGAGCTGCAAGGTGAGCTTGAAGTGGTGATGCGGGTCTATTTTGAAAAACCGCGTACCACGGTGGGTTGGAAAGGTCTGATCAACGATCCGCATATGGATGGTAGCTATAACATCAATGATGGTCTGCGTATCGCACGTAAGTTGCTATTGGATATTAATGAGAGCGGCTTACCGGCTGCCGGTGAGTTTTTGGATATGATTACCCCTCAATACCTGGCTGACCTGATGAGCTGGGGGGCGATTGGTGCCCGTACCACGGAATCTCAGGTGCACCGTGAGCTGGCTTCTGGCCTGTCTTGCCCAGTTGGTTTCAAAAATGGTACCGATGGCACTATCAAAGTTGCTATTGATGCTATCAATGCCGCCAGTGCGCCACATTGTTTCCTGTCGGTGACTAAATGGGGACACTCAGCGATTGTCAATACCGCCGGAAATGATGATTGCCATATCATTCTGCGTGGTGGTAAAGAACCGAATTACAGCAGTTCCCATGTTGCAGCGGTGAAAGAAGGGCTTAGCAAAGCTGGCCTGGAACCACAAATCATGATTGATTTCAGCCATGCTAACAGCTGTAAGCAATTCAAAAAGCAAATGGAAGTAGGAACGGATGTTTGCCGTCAGATTGCTCAGGGCGAAAAATCTATTATGGGCGTGATGATTGAAAGTCATCTGGTCGAAGGTAGTCAGAATCTGGAAAGTGGCGAACCCTTAACTTACGGCCAAAGTGTCACCGATGCCTGTATTGGTTGGGAAGATACAGAAGCGTTGTTACGCCAGTTATCAAACGCAGTCAACGCTCGCCGCCAGTAG
- the nadA gene encoding quinolinate synthase NadA: MSETFDVNAAIYPFPARPVPLDVDQKAFYREKIKTLLKQRDAVLVAHYYTDPEIQALAEETGGCVADSLEMARFGNNHPASTLLVAGVRFMGETAKILNPEKQVLMPTLNAECSLDLGCPADEFAAFCDSHPDRTVVVYANTSAAVKARADWVVTSSIAVELIEHLDSLGEKIIWAPDRHLGNYVQKRSGADVLCWQGACIVHDEFKTQALAQMKALHPDAAVLVHPESPQAVVDMADAVGSTSQLIMAAKTLPQKKLIVATDRGIFYKMQQACPDKELFEAPTAGEGATCRSCAHCPWMAMNGLKAIAEGLEQGGVMHEIHVDEQLRQQALIPLNRMLDFANELKLQTKGNA, translated from the coding sequence ATGAGCGAAACTTTTGATGTGAATGCAGCGATTTATCCTTTCCCTGCGCGGCCTGTCCCGCTGGATGTGGACCAAAAAGCCTTTTATCGTGAGAAAATTAAAACACTGCTGAAGCAACGCGATGCCGTGTTAGTCGCTCACTATTATACTGACCCTGAAATTCAGGCTTTGGCCGAAGAGACTGGCGGCTGTGTTGCTGATTCCCTGGAGATGGCGCGATTTGGTAACAACCACCCTGCGTCAACTCTGCTGGTCGCTGGCGTTCGTTTTATGGGTGAAACGGCTAAAATACTCAATCCCGAAAAGCAAGTATTGATGCCAACCCTCAATGCTGAATGTTCGCTGGATTTAGGCTGTCCGGCTGATGAATTTGCCGCATTCTGCGACAGCCATCCTGACCGCACTGTCGTGGTGTATGCCAATACCTCAGCGGCGGTCAAAGCCCGGGCTGATTGGGTGGTCACTTCCAGTATCGCGGTTGAGTTAATCGAACATCTCGATAGCCTGGGTGAGAAAATAATCTGGGCACCGGATAGGCATCTTGGAAACTACGTACAAAAAAGGAGTGGTGCCGATGTGCTGTGCTGGCAGGGGGCTTGTATCGTCCATGACGAGTTTAAAACCCAGGCACTGGCCCAAATGAAAGCATTACATCCCGATGCCGCGGTGTTGGTTCACCCGGAGTCGCCACAAGCTGTTGTCGATATGGCGGATGCGGTAGGTTCAACCAGTCAGTTGATCATGGCGGCAAAAACATTGCCCCAGAAAAAACTGATCGTCGCAACGGATCGGGGCATTTTCTATAAAATGCAGCAGGCTTGTCCAGATAAAGAGTTATTCGAAGCGCCCACTGCTGGTGAAGGTGCAACATGCCGAAGCTGTGCGCATTGTCCGTGGATGGCGATGAATGGTCTTAAAGCGATAGCTGAGGGGCTGGAGCAGGGGGGTGTGATGCATGAGATACATGTTGATGAGCAATTGCGTCAGCAGGCGCTGATACCGCTAAATCGCATGTTGGATTTTGCCAACGAGTTGAAGTTACAGACCAAAGGTAATGCGTAA
- the pnuC gene encoding nicotinamide riboside transporter PnuC, with amino-acid sequence MDFFSTSNILVHIPLGTGGYDLSWIEAIGTLFGLLCIWFASKEKIINYLFGLINVTLFAVIFFQIQLYASLLLQLFFFVANIYGWYAWSKQTPDNQAELKIRWLSLPKALVWGVVCVAGIALMTLHIDTVFAWLTRAAVTVMQGLGANVQMPELQPDAFPFWDSTMMVLSIVAMILMTRKYVENWLIWVIIDVISVAIFAYQGVYAMALEYVILTLIALNGSWLWIKSAARNHSRPLSTQND; translated from the coding sequence ATGGATTTCTTTAGTACCAGTAATATATTGGTTCATATTCCGCTGGGTACCGGCGGGTATGATCTTTCATGGATTGAAGCAATAGGTACGCTGTTTGGGTTGCTGTGTATCTGGTTTGCCAGCAAAGAGAAAATCATTAACTACTTGTTTGGGTTGATAAACGTGACGTTGTTCGCGGTGATTTTCTTCCAGATCCAACTCTATGCCAGCTTGTTGCTACAGCTGTTCTTCTTTGTAGCCAATATTTATGGTTGGTATGCCTGGAGCAAACAAACGCCTGATAACCAAGCAGAATTGAAAATTCGTTGGCTATCTTTGCCGAAAGCATTGGTTTGGGGCGTGGTTTGTGTCGCGGGTATCGCGTTGATGACGTTACATATTGATACGGTATTTGCCTGGCTGACCCGTGCGGCAGTTACCGTTATGCAAGGTTTGGGGGCGAACGTCCAAATGCCGGAGTTGCAGCCAGACGCTTTCCCATTCTGGGATTCCACTATGATGGTCTTATCCATCGTGGCGATGATCTTAATGACCCGGAAGTATGTTGAAAACTGGCTGATTTGGGTGATTATTGATGTTATCAGTGTGGCAATTTTCGCCTACCAAGGCGTTTACGCCATGGCGCTGGAATACGTGATACTGACGCTGATTGCACTAAATGGCTCTTGGCTGTGGATTAAGAGTGCGGCACGAAACCATTCACGCCCACTGTCTACCCAGAATGACTAA